Proteins co-encoded in one Capnocytophaga ochracea DSM 7271 genomic window:
- a CDS encoding DUF6722 family protein — MKKRISDFLLGVSKYVFAGLLIAPLFNSTFTCNDAYWCAFTVAILALIVGLFLSKQKKGAVNKNNNNNRNKNYRKNNNSKNNTTSNRA; from the coding sequence ATGAAAAAAAGAATTTCAGATTTTTTGTTAGGCGTTTCTAAATACGTATTTGCGGGCTTATTAATCGCTCCACTATTTAACTCAACTTTCACGTGCAACGATGCTTATTGGTGCGCTTTTACTGTAGCTATTTTAGCTCTTATAGTAGGGCTTTTCCTCTCTAAACAGAAAAAAGGAGCGGTGAATAAAAACAACAATAACAACCGCAACAAAAACTATCGCAAGAACAATAATAGCAAAAATAATACAACTTCTAACAGAGCATAA
- a CDS encoding cysteine desulfurase family protein: MKVYFDNAATTPVYPEVIQKMTEVLRDTYGNPSSTHAFGRKAKSLIEYSRKQIAKQLNASPSEIIFTSGGTEANNLILRSCVHDLGVQIVISSQIEHHAVLHTLEVLAKEYPIKIVYVNLTNKGVVDLSHLEYLLQRYTEKKVLVSLMHINNEIGNILPLKEVTSLCKQYNAYFHSDTVQSVGHYPIDLEEIPADFITASAHKFHGPKGIGFAFIRKGIALHSSITGGEQEKGLRAGTEAVHNIVGMEVAFSLSYTNLDRNTEKLKDLKRYFIKQLKHHFPEAVFNGMSDTLDESSYTIVNIGFPSLKNQNSTLLFQLDLKGIACSKGSACQSGSVQTSHVLSAFLPEEALQYPSLRCSFSIFNTAKDVDFLIESLKEISHNKH; encoded by the coding sequence ATGAAAGTCTATTTCGATAATGCGGCTACTACCCCCGTCTATCCAGAGGTAATACAGAAGATGACGGAAGTACTGAGGGATACTTATGGCAACCCCTCTTCTACACACGCCTTTGGGCGTAAAGCCAAGTCGCTTATTGAATATAGTCGCAAGCAAATAGCTAAACAACTGAATGCTTCTCCCTCTGAAATTATTTTCACTTCAGGGGGTACTGAAGCTAATAACCTTATCTTGCGCAGTTGTGTGCACGATTTAGGTGTACAAATTGTCATTTCTTCGCAAATAGAGCATCACGCTGTATTGCATACCTTAGAGGTATTAGCCAAAGAATATCCTATAAAAATAGTTTACGTAAACCTTACGAACAAAGGAGTTGTAGACCTCTCTCATTTAGAATACTTGCTCCAGCGATATACTGAAAAAAAGGTATTGGTAAGCCTAATGCACATAAACAACGAAATAGGGAACATTCTACCTTTAAAAGAAGTAACTTCACTCTGTAAACAATACAATGCTTATTTCCATTCAGATACCGTGCAGTCTGTGGGGCATTACCCTATTGATTTGGAGGAAATCCCTGCCGACTTTATCACGGCTTCAGCTCATAAGTTTCACGGACCTAAAGGAATAGGATTTGCTTTTATTAGAAAAGGCATTGCGCTACACAGCAGTATCACAGGGGGCGAACAAGAAAAAGGCTTACGTGCAGGTACCGAAGCTGTTCATAATATAGTAGGAATGGAAGTCGCTTTTAGTCTATCATACACTAATTTAGATAGAAACACTGAAAAGCTCAAAGACCTGAAGCGTTATTTTATTAAACAACTCAAACATCATTTCCCAGAGGCGGTATTTAACGGAATGTCCGATACTTTAGACGAAAGCAGTTACACCATTGTGAACATAGGTTTTCCCTCATTGAAAAACCAAAATAGCACCCTGCTTTTTCAGTTAGACTTAAAAGGCATTGCTTGTTCCAAAGGGAGTGCTTGCCAGAGTGGAAGCGTGCAAACCTCTCACGTACTATCGGCTTTTTTACCTGAGGAAGCACTACAATATCCTTCGCTAAGATGCTCTTTTTCCATCTTTAATACAGCAAAAGACGTCGATTTTCTTATCGAAAGCCTTAAAGAAATCTCCCATAATAAACACTGA
- a CDS encoding DUF349 domain-containing protein: MSEEKNTLAIEDNREDNRLEEASLVNYEAMSLSELTKELKELLQTEKTQAIKKQVDAIRYEFDKKYDALVEEKKEEFIADGGELYNFSYEIPVYREFYTAFNDYREKRNQYYKEIEKTHKENLAKRREIIEELKSLLNAEEHLGTTFKQFQQLQERWRKAGAVSNADYEDLWNTYHHHVENFYDFIHLSKDLRDIDFKRNLEEKLKIIERAEALAQDDVDALIASRELQVLHRVWKEEIGPVDKEHRESIWQRFSELTKKIHDKRQYYLKNLDKIYEENAVKKQGIIERIKKLGEKEPTTHSAWKQLSKQVEDLRQSFLNVGKVPLQQADEVWKSFNIALRAFNKKKNQFYKTLKKEQQENLTKKLALLEIAKANQNSTDWETTTELMKNIQREWKEIGSVPLRNTEKIWKEFKRACDTYFSRFAETIQHSKNKESDALEQKKAFLDKLKEYQLGTDRDKEIATLQNFVNEWNAIGNTHHSKRTIDIKFHKIIDALYKKLNFDKQEIELIKYNNKLERLINDDNENSLNNEVIFVRRRIDELKSEILQLENNLAFFGNIDEKNPLVRDVIKNINNQKEALKTWENKLRELKHLQKTQLAEASEEKIEEKE, translated from the coding sequence ATGTCAGAGGAAAAAAACACATTAGCCATAGAGGATAACCGCGAGGACAACCGTTTAGAAGAAGCGTCATTAGTAAACTATGAGGCAATGTCTCTTAGTGAATTAACCAAAGAACTAAAAGAACTACTCCAAACTGAGAAAACCCAAGCTATCAAAAAGCAAGTGGACGCTATTCGTTATGAGTTCGACAAAAAATACGACGCTCTTGTAGAAGAGAAAAAAGAAGAGTTCATAGCCGACGGAGGAGAATTGTATAATTTTTCTTACGAAATTCCTGTTTATAGAGAATTCTACACCGCTTTCAACGATTATCGCGAAAAGCGCAATCAATACTATAAAGAGATTGAGAAAACCCATAAAGAAAACCTTGCTAAACGCCGAGAAATCATCGAAGAACTCAAAAGTCTTCTCAATGCGGAAGAACATTTGGGTACTACCTTCAAGCAGTTTCAACAATTGCAAGAGCGTTGGCGCAAAGCAGGAGCCGTCTCTAATGCCGATTATGAGGATTTGTGGAATACTTATCACCACCACGTAGAGAATTTCTATGACTTTATCCACCTCAGCAAAGACTTGCGTGACATCGACTTTAAGCGCAATTTAGAAGAAAAACTAAAAATTATTGAGCGTGCCGAAGCACTTGCCCAAGACGACGTAGATGCTCTCATTGCCTCTCGTGAGCTACAAGTGTTACACCGTGTTTGGAAAGAGGAAATAGGTCCTGTAGATAAAGAACACCGCGAAAGCATATGGCAACGTTTCAGTGAACTTACTAAGAAAATACACGACAAACGCCAATATTACCTCAAAAACTTAGATAAGATATACGAAGAAAATGCAGTGAAGAAGCAAGGCATCATTGAGCGGATTAAGAAACTCGGTGAGAAAGAGCCTACTACTCACAGCGCTTGGAAACAGCTTTCTAAGCAAGTAGAAGATTTACGTCAGTCGTTCCTAAATGTAGGAAAAGTACCTTTACAACAAGCTGATGAGGTATGGAAATCTTTCAATATAGCTTTACGTGCTTTTAACAAGAAGAAGAACCAATTCTACAAAACACTCAAAAAAGAGCAACAAGAGAACCTCACTAAGAAATTAGCCTTATTAGAAATAGCAAAAGCTAACCAAAATAGCACCGATTGGGAAACCACTACTGAACTGATGAAGAACATTCAGAGAGAGTGGAAAGAAATAGGAAGCGTTCCTCTTAGAAATACCGAAAAAATTTGGAAGGAATTCAAGAGAGCTTGTGATACGTATTTCAGTAGATTTGCTGAGACTATTCAGCATTCTAAAAATAAAGAGTCTGATGCGCTTGAACAAAAGAAAGCCTTTTTGGATAAGCTGAAAGAATATCAATTAGGTACCGATAGAGATAAAGAGATAGCAACCTTACAAAACTTTGTGAATGAATGGAATGCTATAGGAAATACTCATCATTCTAAGAGAACCATCGACATCAAATTCCATAAGATTATCGATGCACTGTACAAGAAACTTAATTTTGATAAACAAGAAATTGAGCTTATCAAGTATAACAACAAGTTAGAACGACTTATCAACGATGATAACGAGAACTCCCTTAACAATGAGGTGATTTTTGTAAGACGTCGTATCGATGAGCTCAAATCGGAGATTCTACAGTTAGAAAACAACTTAGCTTTCTTTGGTAATATCGATGAGAAGAACCCATTAGTACGCGATGTGATTAAGAACATCAACAACCAAAAAGAAGCTCTTAAAACGTGGGAAAATAAACTTCGTGAGCTAAAGCATTTGCAAAAAACACAATTAGCTGAAGCCTCTGAAGAAAAAATAGAAGAAAAGGAATAA
- a CDS encoding non-canonical purine NTP diphosphatase: MKLVFATHNQHKLKEIQALLPKNIELLSLSDIGCDDDIAETATTIEGNALLKAQYIKEHYHCNVFADDTGLEVQALNNAPGVYSARYAGEHKSDADNMYLLLKNMEGISHREAQFKTVIALCLDGAVYTFEGIAKGRIGTTPMGTNGFGYDPIFIPEGSDQTFAELTQEEKNRISHRGKAFGKLLHFLNQNIQ; the protein is encoded by the coding sequence ATGAAATTAGTATTTGCCACCCATAATCAGCATAAATTAAAGGAAATACAAGCCCTTTTACCTAAAAATATCGAACTGCTAAGTTTGAGCGACATAGGGTGTGATGACGATATAGCCGAGACTGCTACTACTATTGAGGGCAACGCTTTGCTGAAAGCTCAATACATCAAAGAGCATTATCATTGCAACGTTTTTGCCGATGATACAGGCTTAGAAGTACAGGCTTTAAACAATGCTCCTGGGGTATATTCGGCACGGTATGCAGGAGAGCACAAAAGCGATGCAGACAATATGTATTTGCTACTAAAGAATATGGAAGGAATCTCACACAGAGAGGCTCAGTTTAAAACGGTTATTGCTTTATGTTTAGATGGTGCTGTATATACTTTTGAAGGTATCGCAAAGGGACGTATAGGCACTACCCCTATGGGCACTAACGGTTTTGGGTATGACCCTATATTTATTCCTGAGGGTTCTGACCAAACTTTTGCCGAGCTGACCCAAGAAGAAAAGAACCGTATCAGTCACCGTGGGAAAGCCTTTGGAAAGCTATTACATTTCTTAAACCAAAATATTCAGTAA
- a CDS encoding ABC transporter ATP-binding protein, which translates to MSLLEIKNIKRDFRLGSEILHVLKGINLSIEKGEYLALMGPSGSGKSTLMNILGCLDTPTSGEYILNGKDVSKMSDSELADIRNKEIGFVFQTFNLMPRTTALDNVALPMVYAGVKKEKRHERAKEVLKLVGLEDRMLHKPNELSGGQRQRVAIARALVNHPSIILADEPTGNLDSKTSYEIMNLFDEIYQKGNTVILVTHEEDIARYAKRIVRLKDGLIETDSAK; encoded by the coding sequence ATGAGTTTATTAGAGATTAAAAATATCAAACGAGATTTTAGATTAGGGTCTGAAATACTGCACGTACTGAAAGGCATCAACCTATCTATAGAAAAGGGAGAATACCTTGCCCTTATGGGACCATCGGGCTCTGGTAAATCTACTTTGATGAACATCTTAGGGTGCTTAGATACGCCTACCTCAGGCGAGTATATTCTGAACGGTAAAGATGTAAGCAAGATGAGCGACTCGGAATTAGCCGACATTCGCAATAAAGAGATAGGCTTCGTATTTCAAACCTTCAACCTAATGCCACGTACTACGGCTTTAGACAATGTAGCTTTGCCTATGGTATACGCAGGCGTTAAGAAAGAAAAACGACACGAGCGCGCTAAAGAAGTACTGAAATTAGTAGGATTAGAAGACCGTATGCTTCACAAACCCAATGAACTATCAGGAGGGCAACGCCAAAGAGTAGCTATAGCGAGAGCTTTGGTAAACCACCCTTCAATTATCTTAGCCGATGAGCCTACTGGGAACCTTGATTCTAAAACTTCTTATGAAATAATGAACCTTTTTGACGAAATCTACCAAAAAGGGAATACCGTTATCTTGGTAACCCACGAAGAAGACATTGCTCGGTATGCCAAACGGATTGTCCGCTTAAAAGACGGACTTATAGAAACTGATAGCGCTAAGTAA
- a CDS encoding glycosyltransferase, giving the protein MNIGIIIPAYNEAESIGVTLQSLLNQTYLPYQIIVVDDGSTDTTAEVVNQIATQYPVVQLVQRSEKGEHLPGAKIVQTFNYGLPYLKEDVEVICKFDADLIFPNNYLETMCQQYSENPQLGMFGGFCYIERNGSWVLENLTNKDHLRGAVKSYRKACFEAIGGLKIAMGWDTADELLARYHSWTVQTDDTLHVKHLRPTGAGYKSNARYLQGSVFYRLRYGFFLTLLAAIKLAIRKRNGKLFLDYCKGFYKAKQEKQPYLLTPEEGKWVRQYRWKGIFSKVVKKK; this is encoded by the coding sequence ATGAATATCGGAATTATTATCCCTGCTTATAACGAAGCTGAAAGCATTGGTGTTACCTTGCAATCTCTGCTAAATCAGACCTATCTTCCCTATCAAATTATAGTAGTAGACGACGGTTCTACCGATACCACTGCTGAGGTAGTGAACCAAATTGCTACCCAATATCCCGTAGTACAATTGGTGCAACGCAGTGAGAAGGGTGAACATCTACCAGGGGCTAAAATAGTGCAGACTTTTAACTATGGGCTTCCTTACCTAAAAGAAGACGTAGAGGTGATTTGCAAATTTGATGCCGACCTCATCTTCCCTAACAACTATCTCGAAACAATGTGCCAGCAATACAGTGAAAATCCACAGTTGGGAATGTTTGGGGGCTTTTGTTATATTGAGAGAAATGGCTCTTGGGTACTCGAGAATCTCACTAATAAAGACCACCTAAGAGGTGCTGTAAAATCTTATCGGAAGGCGTGTTTTGAAGCGATAGGTGGACTTAAAATAGCAATGGGCTGGGACACCGCCGATGAGCTATTGGCGCGCTACCACAGTTGGACAGTACAAACTGACGATACTCTTCACGTAAAACACCTACGCCCGACAGGTGCTGGCTATAAAAGCAATGCCCGTTACCTGCAAGGAAGCGTTTTCTACCGTCTGCGATACGGTTTCTTCCTCACTTTACTCGCTGCCATAAAATTAGCCATAAGAAAACGCAATGGTAAACTCTTCTTAGATTATTGCAAAGGATTTTATAAAGCTAAACAAGAAAAACAACCTTACTTACTCACTCCTGAAGAAGGTAAATGGGTAAGACAATACCGGTGGAAAGGGATTTTCAGTAAAGTAGTGAAAAAAAAGTAA
- a CDS encoding NAD-dependent epimerase/dehydratase family protein produces the protein MILVTGGTGLIGSRLLFYLTQNKEHKVRAIYRNAHSLEKIEQLFIQQSPNGAEQFRSIEWVEADISNIPALEQAFANISFVFHCAGFISYQPKDFAQLIKVNVEGTANIVNLCIDFKVKKLCYVSSVATLSALPHTPIDEKNDWNSEDNNTDYAISKNGGEMEVWRGSQEGLPVVIVNPSVVLGADFSEQGSGLWFKKVADGQKYYPTGGTGFVAVDDVVRAMIALQFSEVTGERFVLNTANLTYQSLFEKIAKGLGVKAPTKKISHKVLRRLARLDGFLSFLGIKKRTLTLQTADALGLIRTYNGNKIKEFIDFQYSDIDEVIQEICAKYPL, from the coding sequence ATGATTTTAGTAACTGGCGGAACAGGGCTGATTGGCAGCCGCTTGCTTTTTTACCTTACTCAAAACAAGGAGCATAAAGTAAGGGCTATCTATCGTAATGCCCATTCATTAGAAAAAATCGAACAACTTTTTATACAACAATCCCCCAATGGAGCGGAACAATTCCGCTCTATTGAATGGGTAGAAGCCGATATAAGTAACATTCCCGCACTCGAACAAGCGTTTGCGAATATTTCTTTTGTTTTTCACTGTGCAGGCTTTATCTCTTACCAACCTAAAGATTTTGCTCAGCTCATCAAAGTGAATGTGGAAGGAACGGCTAATATCGTAAACTTGTGTATTGACTTTAAGGTAAAAAAACTCTGTTATGTGAGCTCTGTAGCTACCCTTTCGGCTTTGCCTCACACACCTATTGATGAGAAAAACGACTGGAATAGTGAGGACAATAACACTGATTACGCTATCAGTAAGAACGGTGGCGAAATGGAGGTATGGCGTGGCTCGCAAGAAGGATTGCCAGTGGTTATTGTAAATCCTTCAGTGGTGTTGGGTGCTGATTTCTCTGAACAAGGCTCTGGCTTGTGGTTTAAAAAAGTAGCTGATGGACAGAAATATTACCCCACAGGGGGTACAGGTTTTGTCGCGGTAGACGATGTCGTACGTGCAATGATTGCCTTACAATTCTCCGAAGTTACGGGAGAACGCTTTGTGCTGAATACGGCTAACCTTACTTATCAATCACTTTTTGAGAAGATAGCCAAAGGATTAGGAGTGAAAGCTCCTACTAAAAAGATTTCTCATAAAGTATTGCGTCGTTTGGCACGTTTAGACGGCTTTTTGAGTTTCTTGGGTATCAAAAAACGAACCCTCACTCTCCAAACAGCCGATGCTCTCGGCTTAATAAGAACTTATAATGGCAATAAAATAAAAGAGTTTATCGATTTTCAGTACAGTGATATCGATGAAGTAATCCAAGAGATTTGTGCAAAATATCCACTATGA
- the lpxK gene encoding tetraacyldisaccharide 4'-kinase: MRKWVKYLFKILLSPWACLYGAIVRLRHWSYNVGIFKEHTFAVPTICVGNVAVGGTGKSPMVEYLIRRWHKQRRVGVLSRGYKRKTRGFILATETSTVLDLGDEPFQFWWKFKDIILAVCANRVEGVERMLALPMPPELIILDDAFQHRPVKAKINIVLTAYGHLFTDDWLLPMGRLRDVVSRVQQADIVVVTKCPPSLSEKERTQLIARLQKHCLCPIVFTTIAYDKQVFSETENISLTTFIQEPFTLVTGIANPNPLLTFLKEQGADFQHLAFADHHHFTEREIQQLQGKRILTTEKDYVRLQPHLQDLYYLPIAMQFLTPTDEHTFGTVFENL; this comes from the coding sequence ATGAGAAAATGGGTTAAATATCTTTTTAAAATACTTCTTTCCCCTTGGGCGTGTTTGTATGGTGCAATAGTTCGTCTGCGCCATTGGAGCTACAACGTGGGTATCTTTAAAGAACATACTTTTGCTGTACCTACTATTTGCGTGGGCAATGTAGCAGTAGGAGGGACAGGTAAGAGCCCAATGGTGGAATACCTCATCAGGCGATGGCATAAACAGCGTAGAGTGGGCGTGCTCAGTCGTGGTTATAAACGCAAGACAAGGGGCTTTATATTAGCTACCGAGACTTCTACGGTATTGGATTTAGGTGATGAACCTTTCCAATTTTGGTGGAAATTTAAGGATATTATCTTAGCTGTTTGTGCCAACCGAGTAGAAGGTGTAGAACGAATGCTCGCCTTGCCTATGCCTCCTGAACTCATTATATTAGACGACGCTTTCCAACATCGCCCCGTAAAAGCAAAAATCAACATAGTGCTCACCGCTTACGGACATCTGTTTACTGACGACTGGCTACTGCCAATGGGGCGACTCCGCGATGTAGTAAGCCGAGTGCAACAAGCCGATATAGTGGTTGTAACTAAATGTCCTCCCTCATTGTCAGAAAAAGAACGTACTCAGCTTATAGCGCGTTTACAGAAGCATTGCCTTTGTCCTATAGTCTTTACAACCATTGCCTACGATAAGCAAGTATTTTCAGAGACGGAAAACATATCTTTGACGACTTTCATTCAAGAACCTTTTACTTTGGTAACAGGCATTGCCAATCCGAATCCGCTACTCACATTCTTGAAAGAACAAGGAGCAGATTTTCAGCATTTAGCTTTTGCCGACCATCATCATTTTACCGAGAGAGAAATACAGCAATTGCAAGGTAAGCGAATCCTAACCACTGAGAAAGACTACGTGCGCCTGCAACCTCATTTGCAAGACTTGTACTACCTGCCTATCGCAATGCAATTCCTCACCCCCACTGATGAACATACATTTGGCACGGTTTTTGAAAATCTATAA
- a CDS encoding thioredoxin family protein, translating into MTKKLIAIVAFVLVATATLEAQEIKWMTFDQAIAAQKKKPKKIFIDVYTNWCGPCKMLANNTFKNKDLVKYVNDNYYAVKFNGEGNEVANYKGQKFENKGYDPALAERRNATHPLTGYMQVQAYPTMVFLDENNDLITGITGYMSPTQLELYLKMFNNNDYKKITTQQEFQVYQSKFKPTFKN; encoded by the coding sequence ATGACAAAAAAACTCATCGCTATTGTAGCTTTTGTTTTGGTAGCTACTGCTACTCTTGAAGCTCAGGAAATTAAATGGATGACTTTTGACCAAGCTATTGCTGCTCAAAAGAAAAAACCTAAAAAAATATTTATTGACGTATACACTAATTGGTGTGGACCTTGCAAGATGTTAGCGAACAACACTTTTAAGAACAAAGACTTAGTAAAGTATGTGAATGATAATTACTACGCTGTAAAGTTCAATGGTGAAGGTAACGAAGTAGCAAACTACAAAGGACAAAAGTTTGAGAACAAAGGCTATGACCCCGCATTGGCTGAACGCCGTAACGCCACACACCCACTTACTGGCTATATGCAAGTACAGGCTTACCCAACAATGGTGTTCTTAGACGAGAATAACGATTTGATAACAGGTATCACCGGGTATATGTCGCCTACTCAATTAGAACTCTACTTGAAGATGTTTAACAACAATGATTACAAAAAAATCACTACTCAACAAGAGTTTCAAGTATATCAATCGAAGTTCAAACCTACATTTAAAAACTAA
- a CDS encoding sigma-54-dependent transcriptional regulator: MAKILIIEDESAIRRVLTKILVEESKEYEVEEAADGVEGVEKLKKEDYDLVLCDIKMPKMDGMEVLAEVKKLKPEIPFVMISGHGDLETAVNAMRLGAYDYISKPPDLNRLLNTVRNALDKKKLVVENKHLKKKVSKSYEMIGESAPLQQIRQMIEKVAPTEARVLITGSNGTGKELVAHAIHYQSERSEAPMVEVNCAAIPSELIESELFGHIKGAFTSAVKDRAGKFEAANNGTIFLDEIGDMSLSAQAKVLRALQENKITRVGSDKDINVDVRVIAATNKDLKKEIAEGRFREDLYHRLAVILIRVPSLNERRDDIPLLIDYFSAKIAEEQGISPKKFSKKAIELLQKQDWTGNIRELRNVVERLIILGGKEISEDDVKAFAGK; encoded by the coding sequence ATGGCAAAAATACTCATCATAGAAGACGAATCGGCAATTCGCCGTGTACTTACCAAAATATTGGTAGAAGAAAGCAAAGAGTACGAAGTAGAAGAAGCAGCTGATGGTGTAGAAGGCGTTGAGAAACTCAAAAAAGAGGACTACGACTTAGTGCTATGCGACATCAAAATGCCTAAGATGGACGGTATGGAAGTACTTGCTGAGGTCAAGAAACTCAAACCCGAAATACCCTTTGTGATGATATCAGGTCACGGCGACCTCGAGACAGCAGTAAACGCAATGCGCTTAGGGGCTTACGACTATATCTCAAAACCACCTGATTTAAACCGCTTGCTTAACACCGTGCGCAATGCACTTGACAAGAAGAAATTAGTAGTAGAGAATAAACACCTCAAAAAGAAGGTGAGCAAGAGCTATGAGATGATAGGAGAAAGTGCCCCTTTGCAACAAATCCGTCAGATGATAGAAAAAGTAGCGCCTACCGAAGCGCGTGTGCTCATCACGGGCTCTAATGGTACAGGTAAAGAGTTGGTAGCTCACGCCATTCATTACCAAAGCGAGCGCAGTGAAGCTCCGATGGTAGAGGTGAACTGTGCCGCTATTCCTTCCGAACTGATAGAAAGTGAACTCTTTGGGCATATCAAAGGGGCGTTTACTTCGGCGGTAAAAGACCGTGCAGGTAAGTTTGAGGCTGCTAACAATGGTACTATTTTCTTGGATGAAATAGGCGATATGAGTCTCTCTGCCCAAGCCAAAGTGTTGCGTGCGTTGCAGGAGAACAAGATTACCCGCGTGGGAAGTGATAAGGACATCAATGTAGATGTACGTGTAATAGCGGCGACCAATAAAGATTTAAAAAAAGAAATAGCCGAAGGTCGTTTCCGTGAGGATTTGTACCACCGTTTAGCAGTAATTCTCATCAGAGTACCGTCACTTAACGAACGCAGAGACGATATCCCGCTACTTATTGATTATTTTTCAGCAAAAATAGCCGAGGAACAAGGTATTAGTCCGAAGAAATTTAGCAAAAAAGCAATAGAGCTTCTTCAAAAACAAGATTGGACGGGTAATATTCGCGAACTGCGTAATGTAGTAGAGCGACTCATTATCTTAGGAGGCAAAGAAATCTCCGAAGACGATGTAAAAGCGTTTGCAGGAAAATAG
- the queA gene encoding tRNA preQ1(34) S-adenosylmethionine ribosyltransferase-isomerase QueA, giving the protein MKLSNFNFELPKELLAEYPSENRDEARLMVIHRKTGEIEHRLFKDVIDYFDDGDVFVLNNTKVFPARLYGNKEKTKAKIEVFLLRELSAEQRLWDVLVDPARKIRIGNKLYFGKNAELVAEVIDNTTSRGRTLRFLYDGTYEEFRQHLTELGQTPLPKYISRPVEPEDEERYQTIYAKYEGAVAAPTAGLHFSKHLMKRLEIKGITFSEVTLHVGLGTFNPVEVEDLSKHKMDSEEIHIPESQTKIINAAKVNKKRVCAVGTTVMRVLESSVSSDGFLNPFDGWTNKFIFPPYDFSIANAMITNFHTPKSTLLMMVSAFAGHDLIMRAYKEAVEQKYKFYSYGDAMLIL; this is encoded by the coding sequence ATGAAACTTTCAAACTTTAATTTTGAACTTCCTAAAGAGCTATTAGCTGAGTATCCCAGTGAGAACCGCGACGAAGCACGCTTAATGGTAATACATCGTAAAACAGGAGAAATCGAACACCGACTATTTAAAGATGTAATCGACTATTTTGACGATGGAGATGTGTTTGTACTGAACAATACTAAAGTATTTCCTGCTCGCTTGTATGGGAATAAAGAAAAAACAAAGGCAAAGATAGAAGTATTTTTGTTGCGTGAACTCAGTGCTGAACAACGTTTGTGGGACGTACTTGTAGACCCTGCTCGAAAGATACGGATAGGCAATAAACTCTATTTTGGCAAAAATGCCGAATTGGTAGCCGAGGTAATAGACAATACGACCTCTCGTGGTCGCACTCTTCGTTTTCTATACGATGGTACTTATGAAGAGTTTCGCCAACATCTTACAGAATTAGGGCAAACACCTCTGCCTAAATACATCTCTCGTCCGGTAGAACCTGAAGATGAAGAACGCTACCAAACTATCTATGCTAAATACGAAGGCGCTGTTGCTGCACCTACTGCGGGGTTGCACTTTTCCAAACACTTGATGAAGCGTTTGGAAATAAAAGGTATTACCTTTTCCGAAGTAACTTTGCACGTGGGATTAGGAACTTTCAATCCTGTAGAGGTAGAAGACCTTTCTAAGCACAAAATGGATAGTGAAGAGATACATATTCCTGAAAGTCAAACAAAAATCATTAATGCAGCTAAGGTGAATAAAAAACGTGTATGTGCGGTAGGAACTACCGTAATGCGCGTGTTGGAAAGCTCAGTTTCATCTGATGGTTTTCTAAATCCATTTGACGGTTGGACAAATAAGTTTATTTTTCCTCCATACGATTTTAGTATAGCCAATGCAATGATTACCAACTTTCACACTCCTAAATCCACCTTGTTAATGATGGTCTCGGCTTTTGCGGGGCACGACCTCATTATGCGTGCTTATAAAGAAGCCGTAGAGCAGAAATATAAATTCTATTCTTACGGTGATGCGATGCTTATTCTATAA